TTTCGGAGAACTTGAACTTAAGAGTATTCTATGAGCAAATGACCTCTAAGTATAAAATCTCCACGGCATTCCCGCTGTCTACTATTAGAGCCGGACTTTCTGCCACTTTTACATTTGGTGACTCTGGTGGAGGTTTCTAAAATAAAATGAAACAAACTTTGAATGTCCTTCTATTTTGAAGGACATTTTTTATATCCTATATTTGAAGCTAGAATTATTTTGAATACATTTGTACAAAATAAAAATTAAAATGAATACACCATCAGAATTAAAGTACACTAAAGATCACGAATGGATCAAGATTGAAGGTAATGTAGCTACAATCGGTATTACAGACTTCGCCCAGGGAGAACTTGGCGATATCGTTTATGTAGATGTAGATACATTAGATGATGATCTTGAAGGAGGAGCGGTTTTCGGAAGTGTAGAAGCGGTGAAAACAGTTTCAGATTTATTCTTACCTATTGCAGGAAAAGTTATTGAATTTAATTCAGAATTGGAAGCTCAGCCTGAGCTGTTAAATACTGACCCTTACGGAAACGGATGGATCATTAAATTAGAGCTTGCTGAAGGTGCAGATCATTCAGAGCTGCTTACTGCAGAAGAATACCAGGCTATCATTGGATAAGATTTCAAAAATATTTAGTAAGATACTGCCCATTTATTGGGCATTTCTTACTTATATGCTCCTCAAGCCGGGAGAAGAGAACCAGGAATATTGGTTTATGTTCAATGGCATTGATAAAGTTTTACATTTGAGCATATTTGCAATGCTGGGATTTTGCTTCATTGCCACCTTTCCCAAAATTAAATTTTCATACTTCTTTCAGATTATCCTTATATATGCATTCCTTACTGAAATCCTTCAGGAAGAAATGGGATTAGGAAGATCCATGGAATCCTTAGATATTGTAGCAGATACTATAGGTTGTTTAGTGGGCTACTATATATATAAAGGATTAATAAAGCGCTTTTTTTAAGCTAAAAACCATCACTGTTTTCCAATCGTTTCCTGTGGATAAGTTCGTTACGTTTACAATCCATTGCCAATTAGCTTATTACGATGATATTTATCCCCAAGCTTCATGCTATATGAATTTTATGTTAAATAAGTTTGTTTTGTGGTGTATTAAGTTGTTATCTTTGCCCCACTGAAAAACGAGAGTAATACAGTAGCGCAGAGGAGCTTTTAGATAAGCATAAAGATTTAGAACCAGCTTATAGATATGAGAGCTAAGAGATGAACAAAACTTTTTAAAAAAAAGAGTTGTGTGAGTTAAAATTTTTTGTATCTTTGCAGTCCGGTTAAACGGAGCGCAGAAGCAGGTAAGATTAAGGGTTTGGATGGGATTTAAGGTTACTTAAAAAACTTTAAAATTTCTCAGAAAACATTTGGTCGATTAGAAATAAATATTTACTTTTGCAACCGCAAATAAGGAACAGAACGACAGAAAAGCTTCCTTATAACTTGCGGAAAGAAAAAAGATCATTGACATACAATATACAACCAAGTAAGAAAAAACTAAAGCGTAAAATAATACTTTGAGTGGGTCAGGAAAAACATACAATGGAGAGTTTGATCCTGGCTCAGGATGAACGCTAGCGGGAGGCCTAACACATGCAAGCCGAGCGGTAGAAGATCTTCGGATCTTTGAGAGCGGCGCACGGGTGCGGAACACGTGTGTAACCTACCTTTATCAGGGGGATAGCCTTTCGAAAGGAAGATTAATACCCCATAATATATTAAGTGGCATCACTTGATATTGAAAACTCCGGTGGATAGAGATGGGCACGCGCAGGATTAGATAGTTGGTAGGGTAACGGCCTACCAAGTCAACGATCCTTAGGGGGCCTGAGAGGGTGATCCCCCACACTGGTACTGAGACACGGACCAGACTCCTACGGGAGGCAGCAGTGAGGAATATTGGACAATGGGTGAGAGCCTGATCCAGCCATCCCGCGTGAAGGACGACGGCCCTATGGGTTGTAAACTTCTTTTGTATAGGGATAAACCTACTCTCGTGAGAGTAGCTGAAGGTACTATACGAATAAGCACCGGCTAACTCCGTGCCAGCAGCCGCGGTAATACGGAGGGTGCAAGCGTTATCCGGATTTATTGGGTTTAAAGGGTCCGTAGGCTGATTTGTAAGTCAGTGGTGAAATCTCACAGCTTAACTGTGAAACTGCCATTGATACTGCAAGTCTTGAGTGTTGTTGAAGTAGCTGGAATAAGTAGTGTAGCGGTGAAATGCATAGATATTACTTAGAACACCAATTGCGAAGGCAGGTTACTAAGCAACAACTGACGCTGATGGACGAAAGCGTGGGGAGCGAACAGGATTAGATACCCTGGTAGTCCACGCCGTAAACGATGCTAACTCGTTTTTGGGGCTTTAAGCTTCAGAGACTAAGCGAAAGTGATAAGTTAGCCACCTGGGGAGTACGTTCGCAAGAATGAAACTCAAAGGAATTGACGGGGGCCCGCACAAGCGGTGGATTATGTGGTTTAATTCGATGATACGCGAGGAACCTTACCAAGGCTTAAATGGGAAATGACAGGTTTAGAAATAGACTTTTCTTCGGACATTTTTCAAGGTGCTGCATGGTTGTCGTCAGCTCGTGCCGTGAGGTGTTAGGTTAAGTCCTGCAACGAGCGCAACCCCTGTCACTAGTTGCCATCATTCAGTTGGGGACTCTAGTGAGACTGCCTACGCAAGTAGAGAGGAAGGTGGGGATGACGTCAAATCATCACGGCCCTTACGCCTTGGGCCACACACGTAATACAATGGCCGGTACAGAGGGCAGCTACACAGCGATGTGATGCAAATCTCGAAAGCCGGTCTCAGTTCGGATTGGAGTCTGCAACTCGACTCTATGAAGCTGGAATCGCTAGTAATCGCGCATCAGCCATGGCGCGGTGAATACGTTCCCGGGCCTTGTACACACCGCCCGTCAAGCCATGGAAGTCTGGGGTACCTGAAGTCGGTGACCGTAACAGGAGCTGCCTAGGGTAAAACAGGTAACTAGGGCTAAGTCGTAACAAGGTAGCCGTACCGGAA
The Chryseobacterium sp. W4I1 DNA segment above includes these coding regions:
- the gcvH gene encoding glycine cleavage system protein GcvH; protein product: MNTPSELKYTKDHEWIKIEGNVATIGITDFAQGELGDIVYVDVDTLDDDLEGGAVFGSVEAVKTVSDLFLPIAGKVIEFNSELEAQPELLNTDPYGNGWIIKLELAEGADHSELLTAEEYQAIIG
- a CDS encoding VanZ family protein, with amino-acid sequence MLLKPGEENQEYWFMFNGIDKVLHLSIFAMLGFCFIATFPKIKFSYFFQIILIYAFLTEILQEEMGLGRSMESLDIVADTIGCLVGYYIYKGLIKRFF